CCTGAATGTTACTGTTTTCACAAGGAATGACACTGCTCTCCGCAAGAGGTGACATGCATATATGAGAGTTTTCAATACTGAAGGCAATCCCATTCACAAAATCAGTGATGGGCATACTCCCATTATCAACTGGCTCCTTAATCCAAGTGTTCTCATCTGCTATTTCTATGGGATCAACCATATCCACAGTgttgttctctttctcactttcaaTATCCTGCAACAGTGCTAATTCTTTCTCAGAAGTGCTGGACTGATTCTGTGTAATAGACATGGCGGTCACTACCAAATGTGCGCCATGGGCAGCAGTGTCACTCTTCACCTGCCGCAGGGGTACTCCACCCATGTCCATGGCTGGTGACGAGGCATCTGCGCAAGGAAGATTCAGCTGATCTTCTTCGTCTTCCCCGTGAGCTTCAAGAGCAAAAGGTATCTGAATCAGGGACGTCCGACACTGTGTACCACCTGTGCACATCTCGAGTCTCATGGGAGACCAATTCTTAATTGGTGAGCAGCCATCAATATAAGGACTTCTGATGCATGGATTGGTAATTCCATTAGAATGTGTTGTTCCAGACGAATTATCAGGGGAATGAAAAGTAAACTTTCTTTGTTCTAAAAGATTGAAAGGGAAAAATTCCATCATAAGAACATGCAAATGGAAAAGACATTACTAAGGTTTTAATGCCCGAAAAACTGGATTTCTAGAAGAGTGTACTGTTTACTGAAGTGAAGTTTTGGGGTTAAAAAAGAATAGCACAAATGATTGTGTCTCAATAAGTAGGATAAGACTCTTCAAAAAGAATTCCTCGGGCActtccatttaattaaaaaaaataatttattctctgAGAATTATTTCCTCATAAACACATTGCTCCTATAGTAATAGTGCTCATATACAAAGAAGATACTGGACAAATCAGCAGAGAGCTACAAGTTAATAGCTATACCTGGTAAATGAAGCAGGTAAATACCTTGCAAAAACAGTATAAGCAATGTTAAAAGGCATgcaaaaaattgtaaaataatatttgcaaCAAGAAAGAGCTTAACAATGATAATCAAAATGGTAAAGGTGCTTTAAAATATAATGCTTCTTATAACTTCACTGGCTTAacaaaaacagaagtttaaaaaaaagggcaAGGGCCCAGAAACAATCCTCCCaatggcaaataaacatgaaatggTCAGccacacaaacaataaaaaaatacagaagttaaAGCAATAAGAAAGCATTTGcttaacaaaacaaatgaactgtGAAGTATGAACTAAGAATCCCTACCCTCAAATAAAGGAAAGTATTTGGAAAGAGTTCAAAAGCATCATAATCAAAGACACAAAAATTAAAGCAGTAAGAAACTCTTTTGTAATACAACAAATTAAGAAACATCacaaacggggcgcctgggtggctcagtgggttacgccgctgccttcggctcaggtcatggtctcagggtcctgggatcgagtcccacatcgggctctctgcttggcagggagcctgcttcctcctctctctctctgcctgcctctctgcctacttgtggtctctctctgtcaaataaataaataaataaaatcttaaaaaaaaaaaaaaaaaaagttaaaaaaaaaaaaaaaaagaaacatcacaaAGAATGGTAATACCAGTACTTCTAAATGGGAGAAACTGGCTTTTCTATTGATAAAAATTTCAATTGATGCAAccttttatgaagaaaatttgacaaaattcatcAAGATCCTTAAAAACGTTCACCTCCTTTGACCAAATCTACTGAGAATTTAAATACAgtgtataaacaaaaataattattttaataaaaaattagaagtaagGTTCATCAGTGGTTGAAAACAAATGATATATCCATGATCAATGATTAAAAATCACCGTTTCATACAATAATAAATGATTTGAAAGACCTATGAAAATGTTCACAGTACAATTCTTTGTGAAAAAAACAGaccacttggggcacctgggtggttcacggggttaaagactctgccttccgctcgggtcatgatcctggggttctgggatcgggccccgcatcgggctctacgcttgacgggaagcctgcttcccccatctctctctctgcctgcctctctgcctacttgtgatctctgtcaaataaataaattaaaaacaaaacaaaaacaaaacaaaataaaaaacaaaccatagAACTATGGGGTGTGTGTCTATCTCCTCATAAAAGTACACATGTATTtatgcaaaaaaatatatatatacatacactaaCAAAAGTAGTTTTCAGGTTTCCAATTTTATTATGAATAactcttttaactttttcaaaaggagttacaatttttttttctgagaaactaACACATTGCAAAGAGAAACACGTAAATTTCCACACACTATATTTACCTTAAAAGTCTGACTCAAACAAATATATCTTTACAAAATATGAATACCTGATTACCAAATTCTGAAAGTACAGGTCAGAAGGCACACAGAAATCAACTTAACTCTAAATTTGCCATCTTTCTTTGATTCCCTTTACAAGAACACTTGATAATAAATACTGCTAATCAGATGGCCGTATTAAACTACTCTAGTTTAATACTAGAGTAGAACTTTGTTGAGAATCCAGGTTTTGAAGGTAAACTGTTCcttttgtaaaaaacaaacaaacaaacaaacaaaaaaacaccagtttttaaatttttgaagattagtaATCATTTAGAAGCTCTACAGTTAGAACAAGTTAAAGAAGAGTGTCtttaataacaaatgttggtaaaCGTAAATACTGAAATTAGGGATTTTCTTATGAGACATACCTGAGAGTGGAGTCTTTCCTATTTGAAATGCAATTGGTGAGAAAGTGGGTGAAGTAAGAGGTGAAGGGCTGGTTATACTTCCCAAGCTGTATTTTTTTGCACTGTCCTGAATAGGGCTGGAAGAAAACTGCCcctgtgataaaaataaaattatactattCTCTTTCTCAGTTTGTTATACCATATGCTATTTACTTTCATCTTCAAAACACGTTTACAAAGTAGGTCATTAAAAACTTTGGTCATTCACCAAAAGGCAAAGCATCTTATAATGAGAACAATTAAGAAGACTGttagaaacattttgaaatagagtatgttggttaaaataaaatataaatgccaTGTTTTAAACAAACCATTCTATTTCATAGGAGCAGCTATTTATGAGCACCTTTAAATTAGATTACTCAATTAATGTCAATCCAGTTGTGGTGTACTGAAAACCTTACCTGTACTGAAAACAACTTACACTGAAATTCCTTGAGACTCATGACTAATCTGATCCTGTATACacctaaatataaaaatggaGTCTCACCAAAACATTCCTGACTAATGACAAAATGTGAACTAGGCTAACCCTCATGAGATATAAAGTCTAAAGGCAACCATTCGGTCCCTGAGCACAAAATGAGTGTCCAGGTCCATCTATAGCCAACTACACAACACACTTCAAGCACAACGTCTTACCGAACTTGGTGTCTGCACAGGGCTCCTACACCGTACAGGAGATAAATCTATCGAATAAAAAACCTCCAGTGAGGCTTGAGCACCACAAGGACTTCTGGGAGAAGCTGGAGTTAAGGAGTCAGAAATACTTCCGTTGCCATCTAAAAACAGCTTTCTTCTGAGGGATGAAGAACTGAGGTTTCCAGGAGACTGATCTGAAAATTCATCAGCTCTAAAATAGTCACCTATATTTAATAATAGCAGAAGTAAAGACAAAAGTAGTCATTTTAAAGAGCAATTATTCTTCAGTtacgtgattttttaaaaaaacagcatgttggggcgcctgggtggttcagtgggttggggtctctgtctttggctcaggcgtggtcccggggtcctgggattgagccccacatcgggttctctgcttggtggggggcctgcttcccctctctctgactgcctgcctctctgcctacttaggatctctgtcaaataaataaaatctttgaaaacaaaacaaaaaacccagcatGTACTATTTATCTGAATTTTGTTCAAAAAAGAGGGCAAAGTTTAATTGCATATGTGACATTTGAAATATGAAATTACTCCTTCTTTTTTgaatacttcattattagtgtaagTAAACCAATAAGATGTGCTGATGAATAGTTTATGTCTACAGCAAAATTCATTATGACAAAAAGGCTAATCAGGccaagttaaagaaaaagaaagtttaggACTATATCCCCACTTCTTTAGAAAGAGACACTGCCACCTACTTCCATTTACAAAAAGCCATCAAAACAAAACCTTCTGTCTAAGTTATTAAAGGTTTAAACAAATACAATACTTACctaatacattttctaaattaaaatccACAGGAAGAGATAGCAATGTCTGACAAGCAGCTGGAAGtaagcagataaataaatacaaacacgGATAAATCAATGCAAGCATATTACATGCAATTTACCATGTGCTTCCCAATCAACCATCTCCCCATGCTGTTCCAGACaaattgaattatttcatttatgcaTTCTATTAAAAACATGCCACCCTTCTATAAGCAGTTTGCCACCCCTTCAAGCTCTGACATAAACGTGTTAGTGGTAAGAGTTAATTTCTGGTTGTACTGCTGGCTCTGAAAAGAAGCCCATCTCCATAGCTGACCCCCGAAGAACATGGATTTAAACTGCATGAGTTTACTGAAATGTCcatgtttttcaataaatacagtacagtactatatAAATGTAGTTTCTCTTCCTGACGATTTTCTTAACGGTTTCTTCtaacttactttattgtaagaatacactACATAATACATGACGTACAAAATACCTGTTAATTGACTATGTTATTAGTAAGGCtttcagtcaacagtaggctactaGCAGTTAAATTCTGTGGGAGTAAAAaagttatatatggatttttgagTGCATAGGGGCTGGTACCCTTgccccccatgttgttcaaggatcaagtGTATTGGGTACAGATATCCTAATTATTCacaaatattcagaaaaatgcTTTCCAACACCAGAAATCGACTCACATGCTTCAAATAACagtaacaacacacacacacactactgctATTTCTAAAACATGGAGGAATATatgtattctaatttttaaaaaaaaaattagctctcCTATGGCTCattcataattaaataattttgatttcaGAGTAAAGTGTTATcacaaaaactgaatttaaaatcaAATGTAGCTTAATGTGGAACATTCTTCATTTCAGATTATATTCACACTCACCATTGTTTTTCTCAGAATGGATGGTCAGTTTTCGTCCAACTGGAGATTCACTAGTTATATTAATAcctataaaacattttaagtgtCAAATCTTACATTTCATATTCTCCATATACTTTAAGGGTGACCTTTTCcagagtaaaaaaacaaaaaaaaaggtgaaaactttcattttataacagttttaaaataagtatctGAACATATAATAATTTGGCATGCttctattagttttttaaattttgaagaagcACAAAGATAAAACTTGAAGAACTACCACagcaaataaagagaaacaaataacTCTTTTTAAGGAAAGTATGGTTACTCTGTATTTATGTCAATCTTAAAAGACTGAGGATGCACGTTAGTCAAACCTCAAAGTCCTCAGACAGATCTCTGTTGCTTAATGCTTTTGCAAAATGGGTTATATAAATTGTCTGAATTAAAATGCCAGATCATTTCAACAAAACCTAAAGTTTGATAAAACTATGTTCAGTTTATTTTCATAGCAGGAATCAAAGGTAGGGctgcaaaatttttttaataattttttttgaagattttatttatttgacagagagagacagtgagagagggaacacaagtagggggagtgggagaggcttcccacagagcagggagggctgatgcggggctcgatcccaggaccctaggatcatgacctgagctgaaggcagaagcttaatgacagccacccaggcgcccctgcaaatatttttttttaattgaaaattaatgACTACTAAGTTTTATAACTTGAAAatcatgagattaaaaaaaaccacaatgactaAAATGactaatataaacaaaattaaaggaaggaaaaggcaaggagacaaaaaacaaaaaaaatgccaGAAGGCTTAAAGAACATTATAGAATAAAGTCTAGTAACCTAATaaacttaaataagtaaatgggtGAATGAGTAAGTGGGTGGTGGGTAAATAAATTAGAGTATCCTAGTAAATAatgtcagaatgaataaaaaaataaataaataaaaatcctacatTTGAATGCTTTCTTTGCTGTAAGCAGTGTGACCTATAAAGCAAATGTAACCAAGGCACTCTGCTGCAGAAAACCCTACAATGTCCTTGATCTTCAGGCTAGAGTCCAAACACCTCAGCATCGCAGAAAGCCCTTCAAAACCTTGTCTGTCTCTAGTACAGTTGTTCTCCAACTAAACACTATTTATTTGAGCACCATAAAGAAACCAGGTTCTCTCTCACATTTAGCTATTTCTCATACTATTTTGACTTTTCTCCCTTATTTGCTTAGTCTGGTTAATTAGGTCTCAGCTGAAATTATCTTCTACCAGCATGCCTTCCCTCACCTCCTTAGATCAGAAAGACACCAACTGCAACATTACTATGCTTTTTAACTCTATTGCAAGTGTTTCCTTGGTTGTTTCCTCCTGGAAGGACTTAAATAAGCTTAAAACAcaatcaaatgagaaaaaaaaatatttatgcacttgactacatcaaaataaaaatttctttgcaATCAACAGCATCAAGAACAAAAATGGCATACctatgacagaatgggagatggtATATGAAATGTTTAGAACCAATATAACTTTGTTAAACAAGGTATCTTAGAAATTaccaagaaaaatgaacagacatttctccaaaaaagatatacaaatgtacaacagacacatgcaaaaatgctcaacatcaaaaccacaatgagataccacctcacaccagtcagaatggctaaaattaacaagtcaggaaacaacagatgctggtaaggatgtggagaaaggggaaccctcttacattgctggtgggaatgcaagctggtgcagccactctggaaaacagcatggggattcctcaaaaagttaaaaacagagctaccctatgaccagcaattgcactactaggtaatgaccctgaagatacaaatgcagtgattcaAGCATACAATGTTCATGGCAgtaacgtccacaatagccaaactatgcaaagggTCCAATGTtcaatgacagatgaatggataaggaagatgtggtatatatgcacaatggaatattactcagtcaccaaaaaatgaaatcttgccatttgcaacgatgtggatagaactagagggtattatgctaagtgaaataagtcaatcggagaaagacaattatcatatgatatcactcatatttggaattgaagaaacaaaacacagaagcatagaggaagggagagaaaaataaaacaagacaatatCAGCGGAGACAAActaaaaaagactcttaatcttgagaaacaaattgagggtcactggaggggaggtaggtagggggATGAGGTAATTGGATGTTGGGcattaatgagcactgggtgttatatacaacaggtgaatcactgaa
The Mustela lutreola isolate mMusLut2 chromosome 13, mMusLut2.pri, whole genome shotgun sequence genome window above contains:
- the BORA gene encoding protein aurora borealis; translated protein: MGDVKESRMQITPETPGRIPVLNPFESPGDYSNLHEQTLSSPSVFKSKKLPTPGKFRWSIDQLAVINPVEIDPEDIHRQALYLSHSRIDKDVEDKRQKAIEEFFTKDVIVPSPWTDHEGKQLSEYHSSKCINITSESPVGRKLTIHSEKNNAACQTLLSLPVDFNLENVLGDYFRADEFSDQSPGNLSSSSLRRKLFLDGNGSISDSLTPASPRSPCGAQASLEVFYSIDLSPVRCRSPVQTPSSGQFSSSPIQDSAKKYSLGSITSPSPLTSPTFSPIAFQIGKTPLSEQRKFTFHSPDNSSGTTHSNGITNPCIRSPYIDGCSPIKNWSPMRLEMCTGGTQCRTSLIQIPFALEAHGEDEEDQLNLPCADASSPAMDMGGVPLRQVKSDTAAHGAHLVVTAMSITQNQSSTSEKELALLQDIESEKENNTVDMVDPIEIADENTWIKEPVDNGSMPITDFVNGIAFSIENSHICMSPLAESSVIPCENSNIQMDSGYNTQNCGSNIMDTVGADSDAQSLEVESKSQVFNKEDRVTQRC